Proteins encoded within one genomic window of Ctenopharyngodon idella isolate HZGC_01 chromosome 6, HZGC01, whole genome shotgun sequence:
- the plcxd1 gene encoding PI-PLC X domain-containing protein 1 isoform X2, whose amino-acid sequence MTSAISQVSLSELPMDNWMANLPSALWDTPLCYMAIPGSHNAITYCLDKNDRSPVDPTQPDMLQKLDKYMKPIIRPFVYKWAIAQIVLKEIREWLDVHPKEVVILSFSHFLGLSQELHTLLVSTIKSVFGSKLCPKMDRVALRTLWSQGHQVIISYEHNIANCHRELWFHIPYWWANKCKAEALIEEFERRKQNGRPGGFFVTGINLTEDLKYICSHPTESLKDMVMSTYPMLLSWVKQQKPGSNTGSLNIIAGDFVTESQFIPTVIALNENLLNRTIIPEP is encoded by the exons ATGACATCTGCGATCAGCCAAGTGTCATTGAGTGAGCTGCCCATGGATAACTGGATGGCCAATCTACCCAGTGCACTGTGGGATACCCCTCTCTGTTACATGGCTATTCCAG GGAGCCATAATGCCATAACCTACTGCCTGGATAAGAATGACCGCTCTCCAGTGGACCCTACTCAACCAGATATGTTGCAAAAGCTGGACAAGTACATGAAACCCATCATAAGGCCATTTGTATACAAATGGGCAATAGCACAG ATAGTATTAAAAGAGATCAGAGAGTGGTTGGATGTTCATCCAAAGGAGGTAGTCATCCTCTCATTTAGCCACTTCCTTGGCCTCAGTCAAGAGCTTCACACACTGCTTGTCTCAACTATAAAGAGTGTTTTTGGTTCCAAACTCTGCCCCAAAATG GATCGTGTGGCATTACGGACATTATGGAGCCAGGGTCATCAAGTTATCATTTCATATGAGCACAATATTGCCAACTGCCACAGAGAATTGTGGTTCCATATACCTTATTGGTGGGCCAACAAGTGCAAGGCTGAAGCGCTGATCGAGGAATTTGAACGTAGAAAACAAAATGGCCGACCAG GCGGCTTTTTTGTGACTGGCATCAATCTTACTGAAGATCTGAAgtacatatgctcccatcccaCAGAATCACTTAAGGATATGGTGATGTCTACATATCCCATGTTACTTAGCTGGGTCAAGCAACAGAAGCCTGGCTCTAACACTGGCTCCCTCAACATCATAGCTGGTGACTTTGTGACAGAGAGCCAGTTTATACCAACCGTTATTGCACTGAATGAAAATCTGCTCAACAGGACCATAATACCAGAGCCTTGA
- the plcxd1 gene encoding PI-PLC X domain-containing protein 1 isoform X1: protein MTSAISQVSLSELPMDNWMANLPSALWDTPLCYMAIPGSHNAITYCLDKNDRSPVDPTQPDMLQKLDKYMKPIIRPFVYKWAIAQESCIREQLDCGVRYCDLRIAHRPNDSSNDLYFYHGVYTTITVEIVLKEIREWLDVHPKEVVILSFSHFLGLSQELHTLLVSTIKSVFGSKLCPKMDRVALRTLWSQGHQVIISYEHNIANCHRELWFHIPYWWANKCKAEALIEEFERRKQNGRPGGFFVTGINLTEDLKYICSHPTESLKDMVMSTYPMLLSWVKQQKPGSNTGSLNIIAGDFVTESQFIPTVIALNENLLNRTIIPEP from the exons ATGACATCTGCGATCAGCCAAGTGTCATTGAGTGAGCTGCCCATGGATAACTGGATGGCCAATCTACCCAGTGCACTGTGGGATACCCCTCTCTGTTACATGGCTATTCCAG GGAGCCATAATGCCATAACCTACTGCCTGGATAAGAATGACCGCTCTCCAGTGGACCCTACTCAACCAGATATGTTGCAAAAGCTGGACAAGTACATGAAACCCATCATAAGGCCATTTGTATACAAATGGGCAATAGCACAG GAGTCTTGCATTAGGGAGCAGTTAGATTGTGGAGTGCGATACTGTGACCTGAGGATAGCACATCGGCCTAATGACAGCTCAAATGATCTGTACTTCTACCATGGTGTTTATACCACTATAACAGTGGAG ATAGTATTAAAAGAGATCAGAGAGTGGTTGGATGTTCATCCAAAGGAGGTAGTCATCCTCTCATTTAGCCACTTCCTTGGCCTCAGTCAAGAGCTTCACACACTGCTTGTCTCAACTATAAAGAGTGTTTTTGGTTCCAAACTCTGCCCCAAAATG GATCGTGTGGCATTACGGACATTATGGAGCCAGGGTCATCAAGTTATCATTTCATATGAGCACAATATTGCCAACTGCCACAGAGAATTGTGGTTCCATATACCTTATTGGTGGGCCAACAAGTGCAAGGCTGAAGCGCTGATCGAGGAATTTGAACGTAGAAAACAAAATGGCCGACCAG GCGGCTTTTTTGTGACTGGCATCAATCTTACTGAAGATCTGAAgtacatatgctcccatcccaCAGAATCACTTAAGGATATGGTGATGTCTACATATCCCATGTTACTTAGCTGGGTCAAGCAACAGAAGCCTGGCTCTAACACTGGCTCCCTCAACATCATAGCTGGTGACTTTGTGACAGAGAGCCAGTTTATACCAACCGTTATTGCACTGAATGAAAATCTGCTCAACAGGACCATAATACCAGAGCCTTGA